The Argopecten irradians isolate NY chromosome 4, Ai_NY, whole genome shotgun sequence genome has a window encoding:
- the LOC138321208 gene encoding N-terminal Xaa-Pro-Lys N-methyltransferase 1-like has product MAEEERDEKKFYDDAKKYWKDIPLTINGMLGGFGQISVTDINGSRAFLRPFLTIGGGSTGTKKAIDCGSGIGRITKRLLLPTFDSVDMVELTQDFLDGAEQHIGEDFKRVDKQFCCGLQDFTPEKGKYDVIWIQWVIGHLTDDHFVQFLQRCRDGLSENGIIVLKDNCSPEKVFDDTDSSYMRTREHTLELIVKSGLKLLNSQKQKGFPKAIYDVIMFALQ; this is encoded by the exons ATGGCAGAAGAAGAGAGAGACGAGAAGAAATTTTATGACGATGCAAAGAAGTACTGGAAAGACATTCCTTTGACAATTAACGGAATGTTAGGAGGTTTTGGACAAATATCTGTCACTGACATAAATGGATCAAGGGCATTTCTTCGACCGTTTCTAACG ATTGGAGGTGGTAGTACTGGTACAAAGAAGGCGATCGATTGTGGATCAGGCATTGGGCGAATCACAAAACGGCTTCTGCTTCCGACATTTGACTCTGTGGACATGGTGGAATTGACACAAGACTTCCTTGATGGAGCTGAACAACACATAGGGGAAGATTTCAAGCGTGTAGACAAGCAATTCTGTTGTGGCCTTCAGGATTTTACACCAGAAAAAGGAAAATATGACGTGATTTGGATACAGTGGGTGATTGGTCATCTGACTGATGAccattttgtacagtttctaCAGAGATGTCGGGATGGACTCAGTGAAAATGGCATCATTGTTCTCAAAGATAACTGCAGTCCCGAAAAGGTGTTTGATGACACAGACAGTAGTTATATGAGGACACGAGAACACACACTAGAACTGATAGTAAAGTCAGGACTCAAATTACTTAACTCTCAAAAACAGAAGGGCTTCCCTAAAGCtatttatgatgttataatgTTTGCTTTACAATAG